TTCCCGCAGCACTTGCTGCGGTCGCTCGCCGGGCTCGCCGCGATGTATTGCTTCTTCTATGCGCTCGCGCACTTGAATCTCGGTGAGGCCGTGCTGCTCAACTTCAGCGCGCCGCTCTACATCGCGCCCATCGCGTTGCTGTGGCTGGGGGAGAC
The sequence above is a segment of the Pseudomonadota bacterium genome. Coding sequences within it:
- a CDS encoding DMT family transporter; amino-acid sequence: MMALMSTAVRIASGELPNEMVVFLRNGFGLVALLPWIRAYGGVSSLATAQFPQHLLRSLAGLAAMYCFFYALAHLNLGEAVLLNFSAPLYIAPIALLWLGET